Part of the Kitasatospora sp. NBC_00374 genome is shown below.
ACCAGAAGCCCGGCCCGTCGGGGGCGGCGCCGCGGAAGGCGACCGCGGAGTCGTCGGGGACGTAGGAGGCCACCCGGGCCCGGTGGGCGGCCGAGATCAGCGGCCCCATCTCGGTCTTCTCGTCCGTCGGGTCGCCGACCCGCACACCCCGGACGGCCTGCTCGAACAGGGCCATGAACTCGTCGAAGGCGGACTCCTCGACCAGGATCCGGGAGCGCGCGCAGCAGTCCTGCCCGGCGTTGTCGAAGACCGCGTAGGGCGCGGTGGCGGCGGCCCTGGCGAGGTCGGCGTCGGCGAAGACGATGTTCGCGCTCTTGCCGCCGAGCTCCAGGGTGACCGGCTTCACCTGGTCCGCGCAGCCGGCCATGATGCCCTTGCCGACGGCGGTGGAGCCGGTGAAGACCACCTTGCGGACGTCGGGGTGGGTGACGAACCGCTGTCCGACCACCGGTCCGCGGCCGGGCAGGATCTGCAGGACGTGCTCGGGCAGACCGGCCTGAAGGGCGAGTTCGCCCAGGCGCAGCGCGGTCAGCGGGGTGAGCTCGGCGGGCTTGACGATCACGGTGTTGCCGGCGGCGAGGGCCGGGGCGAAGCCCCAGGCGGCGACCGGCATCGGGAAGTTCCACGGGACGATGACCCCGACCACGCCCAGCGGCTCCTGGAAGGTGACGTCGAGTCCGCCGGCCACCGGGATCTGCCGGCCGAACAGGCGCTCGGGGGCGGCGGCGTAGTACTCGATCACGTCGCGGGCGTTGCCCGCCTCCCAGCGGGCGTTGCCCACGGTGTGCCCGGCGTTGGCGACCTCCAGGGCCGCCAGGTGCTCGCGGTCGGCGTCGACGGCGGCGGCGAAGGCCCGCAGCAGCCGGGCCCGGTCGGCGGGGGCGACCCTGCGCCAGCCGTCGAAGGCGGCCCTGGCCCGGGCCACGGCGGCGTCGGTCTCGGCGAGCGAGGCCAGTTCGACGGTGGTGATCACCTCCTCGGTGGCCGGGTTGATCACCTGGTAGTGGTCGGGATCGGTCATCTGGCTGCCTCCTTGCAGCTGGCCGCGGTGAACGCGTCGAACAGTCGCGGGTCGTCCGGGTCGGTCTCGGGGTGCCACTGGACGGCCACCGCGAAGGACCGGTCGGGCAGTTCGAGGGCCTCGACGGTCTCGTCGGCGCTCCAGGCGGTGGCCCGCAGTCCGCTGCCGATCCGGCCGACCGCCTGGTGGTGGTAGCAGGACACCTGCGCCGAGGGGCCGAGGATCTCGCCGAGGCGGCTCTCCGGCCGGACCACCACGCCCTGCCGGACGTAGGTGGCCGGCAGGGTCTGGTGGCTCTCGTCGGGCAGGTGCTGGACGAGGTCGCCGCCGAGGGCGACGTTGAGCAGCTGCATGCCCCGGCAGATGCCGAGGACCGGCAGGTCGCGGTCGAGGGCGGCCGCCAGCAGCTCGAACTCCCAGGCGTCCCTGGCCGGGTGGGGCCGGCCGGTGCGCGGGTGCGGGTCGGCTCCGTAGCGGGCGGGGTCGATGTCGGAGCCGCCGGCCAGCAGCAGCCCGTCGAGCGCGCCGACCAGCCGCTGGACGCCGCCGCCCTGGGGCGGGAGCAGGACGGGGGTGCCCCCGGCCCGGGAGACGGCGTCGAGGTAGGTCTGCGGCAGGACGGCCGCGCTCTGGCGCCAGACGCCCCAGGCCGCCTCGTCCAGGTAGCTGGTGATGCCGATCAGGGGGCGCACGCTCACAGCCGCTCGAATCCGCGGCGCCGCTCCCAGTCGGTCACCGCCGCGTCGTAGGCGGCCAGTTCGGTCCGGCCGGCGTGGGTGTAGTGCTGGACGACCTCCTTGCCGAAGGCCTCGGCGGCGACCTCGCTGCGTTCGAAGGCCTCCACCGCGTCGCGCAGCGTGGACGGCACCCGGGGGGCGTCGGAGGCGTACGCGTTGCCGGTGAACTCCGCTTCCAGCGGCAGTTGGTGCTCGACGCCGTGCAGGCCGGCGGCGATCAGGGCGGCCACCGCGAGGTACGGGTTGACGTCGCCGCCGGGGACGCGGTTCTCGAACCGCAGGGAGGGGCCGTGGCCGACCACCCGCAGGGCGCAGGTGCGGTTGTCCCGTCCCCAGGCGACGGCGGTGGGGGCGAAGCTGCCCGGCACGTACCGCTTGTAGGAGTTGACGGTCGGCGCGAGCAGCAGCGAGAAGTCGGCCAGGCAGGCGAGCTGTCCGGCCAGGAAGTGCTCCATGGTGCGGGAGAAGCCGTTCGGCCCGTCCCCCGCCATCACCGGCCGGCCCTGCTCGTCGCGCAGGCTGAGGTGGATGTGGCAGGAGTTGCCCTCGCGCTCGTTGTACTTCGCCATGAAGGTGAGGCTGACGCCCTCCTGCGAGGCGATCTCCTTGGCGCCGGTCTTGTAGACGGAGTGGTCGTCGCAGGTGGTCAGCGCCTCGCCGTACTTGAAGGCGATCTCGTGCTGGCCGGGGTTGCACTCGCCCTTGGCGGACTCCACGGTGAGGCCGGCGCCGGCCATGCTGTTGCGCAGCCGGCGCAGCAGCGGCTCGATCCGGGAGGTGCCGAGGATGGAGTAGTCGACGTTGTACTGGTTGACCGGGGTGAGGCCGTGGTACGCCTTGTCCCAGGCCTGCTCGTAGCTGTCCCGGAAGACGATGAACTCCAGCTCGGTGCCGACGTAGGCGCTCCAGCCGTAGCCGGCCAGCCGCTCCAGCTGGCGGCGCAGGATCTGCCGCGGCGAGACGGTGACCGGCTTGCCGTCGTGGTGGTGCACGTCGCACTGGACCATCACGGTGGCGGGGTGCCAGGGCACCATCCGCAGGGTGTCGAGGTCGGGGGTGAGGACGAGGTCGCCGTAGCCGCTCTCCCAGGAGGAGATCTGGTAGCCGTCCACGGTGTTCATGTCGATGTCGACGGCCAGCAGGTAGCCGCAGCCCTCGGCGGCGTTCGGGACGACGTCGCTGAGGAAGTAGTCGGCGGCCACCCGCTTGCCCTGGAGACGGCCCTGCATGTCGGTCATGGCCAGCACGACGGTGTCGATGCTCCCGTCGGCGACCAGCTGCCGCAGCCGGTCGAGGGTGAGCCGGGACGCACTCATCGGGTCTCCAATTCGTCGGCCGGGGAGGCCTGGTGGTCCGGCAGTTCCTGGCTGCCGGCGGCGGGGCCGTCGTGGATCCGGGGGCCGGTGAACCAGTGCCGGGCGGAGACCAGCCACCACAGGCCGGCGAACCCGAGCACCACGCCGACCGCCACGGGCGTGTAGTTGAAGCTGACGGCGGTGACCGGGCTGACGGTGGGCAGCATGAACAGCACGGTGATCACCGCTGTCCAGCCGACCGCGACGCAGCCGATGATCCTGCTCCAGCGGCCCAGATGCCAGGGACCACGCGGGAAGTCGTCGCCCTGGCGAAGGCGGAGGAACACCGGGATCACGTACGAGATGTAGAGGCCGATCACCGAGATCGAGGTGACCGCCGCGTAGGCGGTGGTGTTCCACAGCACCGGCAGGGCGAGCAGCAGGGCGCCGCCGGTGGCCAGCCAGACGGCGCTGGTGGGCGTCTGGGTGCGGGGGTTGATCCGGTGCCAGAGGCGGGCGCCGGGCAGTGCGCCGTCCCGCGAGAAGGCGTAGATCATCCGGGAGTTGGCGGTGACCGAGGCCATACCGCAGAAGAACTGGGCGCCGATCACGATCAGCAGGAGCAGTTTGGCGCCGGTCGGGCCGATCGCGTCGATGAAGATCTGCGCGGGCGGCACGCCGGTGGAGCTGCCGAGCGCCCCGTCGTAGTCCCGGATCGCGAAGGTGATGCCGAGCAGCAGGATCCAGCCGGCCACCAGCGAGACCACGATGGCGTTGACGATGCCGCGCGGGCCGGAGCGGGCCGCGTCGTGGGTCTCCTCGGTCATGTGCGCGGAGGCGTCGTAGCCGGTGAGGGTGTACTGGGCCAGCAGCAGGCCGAGCATGCCGACGTAGAAGCCGTTCTGGAAGCCGGTGTTGTTGACGAACTCGGTGAACACGAACGAGGCGGAGGCGTGGTGGTCGGGCAGCAGCGCCAGCGCGCCGACGATCACCGCGACACCGACCAGGTGCCACCAGACGCTGACGCTGTTGAGCAGGGCGACCAGCTTGACGCCGCGGGTGTTGAGCAGTCCGTGCAGCAGCAGGATCACCACGAAGATCGTGACCGTGTGGCCGGTGCTGGCGGTGAATCCGAACTGCAGGTCGAGGAAGGCGTTGGTGAAGAACGCGGCGCCGTAGTCGACGCCGGCGGTGACGGCGACCTGGCCCATGAAGTTGAACCAGCCGGTGAACCAGGAGGCGGCGGGGCCCTTGGTGCGGGCCAGCCTGGCGGCCCAGTAGTAGAGACCGCCGGCGGTCGGGTAGCTGGAACAGATCTCCGCCATCGCGAGGCCGACGCAGAGCGTCATCAGGCCGACCAGCGGCCAGCCCCAGGTGATCATGGCGGGCCCGCCGGTGTTCATGCCCATCCCGTAGAGGGTGAGGCAGCCGGAGAGGACGGAGACGATCGAGAAGGAGACCGCGAAGTTGGAGAAGCCCGACATCGAGCGGGCGAGCTCCTGGGTGTAGCCGAGTTCGCGCAGCCGGCGTTCGTCCTCGGAAAGCACGGCGGGGTCGGACGCGGTTGCCCGCTCGGACATAGTGGCGGAACCGGCAGGAAACACCGGTCTGGCAGTCTGCTCGGCCGGGCTGGAGCCGGCCTGGTGTTCGGACGTCATGCGCACCCCTGGGGAATGAGGCGGGACCGACACGCGCACCCACGTCGTCGTGGTGCGCCCTCCTTGCGCTCAATGGCCCGGAAGCAGACCATTGGGCTGTGCCGAGCATCGTTCACCCCGGGCCACCCCGCCGTCAAGAGGACTCCCCCGCCCGTTTCCCGCTCGCACCTGGGTACGATCCCCTCGTGGAGGAAGCACTGTTGGACCGGCAGCTCGGCACCGTGTTCCGCCCCGTGCGCACCGGCAACGCCTTCGAGGAGACCGTCGAACGGATCCTCCAGGCGATCAAGCTCGGCGTGATCGGCCACGGGGACCGGCTCCCCGCCGAACGCGACCTCGCCGCACGCCTGGGCGTCAGCCGCGAAACCCTGCGCGAGGCCCTGCGCTCCCTCCAGCAGGCCGGCTTCGTCGAGGCGCGACGCGGCCGCTACGGCGGCACCTTCGTCACCTACCGGCTGCCCGCACCCGACGTCGACGAGCTCCGCCGGGCCGCCGACGACCTGGGCGCCGAGCTGGAGGACGCCCTCACCCTGCGCCTCGTCCTGGAGACCGGCGCCGCCGAGCTGGCCGCCAGACGCGAGCTCTCCGAGGAGCAGCGCGGCTACCTGCTGCAGCGCCTCGCGGACGCGGACGGGGCGAGCCCCGAGGAGTACCGGCAGTGCGACTCCCGCTTCCACCTCGCGATCGGCGAGCTGACCGGCTCCCCCTCGCTGGCCGCCAGCATCACCGAGGCCCGGATCCGGCTGAACGACCTGCTGAACGCCATCCCGATGCTCGGCCGCAACATCGACCACGCCTCCGAGCAGCACGGTGCGATGGCCCGGGCCATCCTCACCGGCGACGCCCCCGCCGCCCGCCGCGCCACCGAGGAGCACCTGGAGGCGACCGCCACCCTGCTGCGGGCCTTCCTCGGCTGAGTCCCGCCGAGTCCCGCGCCGCACGGCCCGGCCCACCGCCCGGCGCGGCCCCCGGGTGGCACAGTGGGGCGATGGACTACGTTTCCCACTTCCGCCGTGAGGTCCGGGCGTTCGAGGTCGCGGTCCGACGGGCCGCCGGACGGGAGACGGTGCCGCTGGTCCCGTCCTGTCCCGGCTGGTCGGTGTCCGACCTCGTGCTCCACCTGGGCTCGGTGCACCGGGTGGTGACCCACGTCATCCGGGACCGGCCGAGCCGCGTCCCGGACGCCACCGACCTCGGCTTCCTCCGGCTCCCCGAGGACACCGACGGCTGGCCCGCCCCGGAGCACCAGCCGAACCTGGGGCCGGTGCCGCCGGGCCTGGGCGACTGGTTCACCGCCGGGGCAGCGGAGTTGGCCGCGCTGTTCACCGACCGCGACCCCGCCGAGGAGGTGTGGACCTGGTCGCCGGAGCGCAGCGTCGGGTTCTGGCAGCGGATGCAGGCCATCGAGGCCGCCGTGCACCGCTGGGACGCCGAGGACGCGGCCGGCACCGCACGGCCCGTCGACGCCGCACTCGCCCGCGACGCCGTCGCGCAGACCTTCACCGTGATGGCCCCCGCGCGCCGGTCCTGGCGCCAGGCCCCACCCGGATCGGGCGAACGCTACCGCCTCCGCGAGAGCGACGGCCCGGGCCGCTGGACGGCCCACTTCGACGGCTCGCAGGTCCTTCTCGGTGACGGCGCCGACCGGTACGACGTCGAGCTCGCCGGCACCGCCTCCGACCTGATGCTCTTCCTGTGGGGCCGCCTCCCGGCCGACCGCCTCGCCGTCACCGGCGACCGGGCCGTCCTGGACCGCTACTTCACCCTCGTCCCACCCGTGTGACCCGCCGGACGGTGCTGCGCGGAGCGTACGCCGCCGAGACGGCGATCGAACAGGCGGTCCGGGCACCGCACGGCGCGCTCCACCCACAGGACTGAGCCCGGGCCGGAACACGCGCTGACGGGAACTCAGATCGGGCGTGTCGCAGAGTGTTCGGGCTCCGGGAGCTCGCCACGGCTGCGGCCGCCCGACCCGACCGTTCGCCGGCGCGAGCGGGAGGGCCCGGCTCCGATCGATTCACCTCCCGCCGGGCGGTGGATTCCCGGAGCCGTCCCAACGGTCCGACCGGCCGGCACCGGACGGCCCGCGACGGCATCCTCCCCCGGCGGGTCGGCGGCGGCACGGACCGGGCGGATCGGCAGGCCGAGCAGCAGGCCGAGCGTGATCCACAGATAGGCGCTGCCGCCGACCAGTCCGCCCACGCCGCCGGTGTCGAACCGCCAGAGCCACACCACGCTGCTGCAGAGCAGGACGTACCCGGTGACCGCCGCGGTGAGCAGCCGGCGGCGGCGCGCGGAGTCGGCCGGCTCGCGCAGCCCGGCCTCCGCGAGCAGGAGCAGCGCCGGCAGCGCCCACACCAGATGGTGCACCCAGGTAATCGGGCTGATCAGGCAGGCGGCCAGCCCGGTCAGTGCGAAGCCGCCGGCCTCGTCGCCGGCCGCCGCGGCCCGGTGCACCCGGTACCCCCAGACGGCGAGCACGCACAGCACCGCCAGGCCCCAGACCGCGCGGCCCGGCAGGTCCGGGGCAAGCCTGACGATCATGCCCTGGAGGGACTGGTTGGACACGTACCCGAGCGAGCCGACCCGGTCGGTGTGCCACAGCAGATCGGTCCAGAAGGCGTAGGAGGCCTCGGGATCCGCCATCCGGCCGAGCAGGGTCGCGGCCGCCGCCGTGCCGGTCGCGACCAGCGCGGCGCGGCGGCGCCGGGTGACGGCGAGGTAGAGGATGAACACCGCGGGCGTCAGCTTGAACGCGGCGGCCAGCCCGATCCCGATCCCCGCGTACCGGCTGCGCCGCCGGCCGGCGTCGCCGTCCTCGCGGCCGGGCGCGGCCCCGCCGCGGGCGCCCGCCAGCAGCCGCCAGTCGGCCAGCACCAGGGCGACCAGCAGCAGGTTGACCTGGCCGAAGCTGAAGGTGTCCCGGACGGGTTCGAGCAGGCCGAACAGGCAGCCGGCCACCCCGAACGCGAACCAGCGGTTCCAGCCCATGCGCCGGGCGACCGGGTCGACCAGCCAGCGCAGCAGCGCGGCCGCGGCCAGCGCGCTCAGCACGACGCTGATCGCGACGGCGGTGTGCCAGCCCACCAGGGCCATCGGCAGCATGCAGACCGCGGCGAACGGCGGATAGGTGAAGCCCATCGTGCTGTTGGGGTGCACGTAGTCGTACAGCGGGCCGCCGTCGGTCCAGTGCCGGACGGTCCCGTAGTAGACACCGACGTCGAACCAGCCGCGGTGGCCCGGGATCACGGCCAGGAAGAGCCCGGTCGCACCGGCCAGCGCGAGCAGGACCACGGCCCGGCGCCCGGTGGCGGGCAGCCTCACCACGGCGATCCCCCCGGCGTCTCCAGGGCCAGCGGTGCGGTCCGGCCGCCCGGGAGCAGCCGCAGGCAGGACAGCGCCAGCAGCCCGCCGGCGACGGCCGCCGCCAACTCCGAGGGCTCGGGCGGGAACCCGCTCGGAAGCACGGCCAGCGCGAGCACCCCGCTGGCGGGCGCCGCCCAGCGGCGTATTCGCCCGCCGGTCGCGGCCCCCGCGAGCACGACCACGCCCCACAGCGCGTACCAGGGCCGCAGCGCCGGGCCGAGCACCACCACCGCGGCCAGGCTCAGCCCCAACGCGTGGACGGGGGCGGGCCGGTCCCGTCCGGTCCACAGGTACAGCAGCACCAGCAGCGCGCCGGCCAGGCCCAGCCAACGCCACAGCGGCACCGCCGACTCGGCCGGCCCGGCCCCGAGCGCGGCCGCCAGAGCGTCGGTGGCCCGGCCGAGGGCGCTGGTCACCGACCAGTTCCCGGCCGAGACCGGGGTACCGAGGGCACGTACCCAGCCGTAGCCGGTGCCGGTCGCGGCGGTCACCGCGGCCGCCGTGCCGAGTGCGACCGCGAGCGTGGCCGAGGCCGCGCGGACCGTCCGGGCGCGCCCCCGCAGCCGGTCGGCCCACAGCACCGCCACCGGCAGCAGTCCCAGCGCGGCCGGGGCCTTGACCAGTGCGGCGAGCGTGACGACCCCGGCGGCCCAGACCGGGCGCCGGGTCAGCGCGAGAACCAGCCCGGCGACCAGCAGCCCGAGCATCACCGCGTCGTTGTGCGCCCCCGCGATCAGGTGCAGCAGCAGCAGCGGGTTGAGCGCACCGAGCCACAGCGCCACGCCGGGGTCCACCCCGCAGGCCCGGGCCAGCCGCGGGGTCAGCCAGACCAGCAGAGCGACCCCGAGCAGGGCCACCACCCGCAGACCGACGACCCCGAGGTACACCCCCTGCCCGGCCTGCCGGGCCACCGCGCCGGCCAGCGCCAGGAACACCGGCCCGTACGGCGCCGGGGTGGACTGCCAGACGGCGGGGACCTCCTCGGCCAGCGGTCCGCCCAGGTCGGCCGGGCCGTGGGTGTAGACGTCGAGGCCGCCGTCGATCATCGCGCCCTGCGCCAGGTAGCTGTAGACGTCCCGGCTGAACAGCGGCGGCCCGGCCAGCAGCGGCGCCGCCCACAGCGCCAGCGTCAGAACCAGCGAACGCGGCCCCGGCGGCCGCGGGCCGCGCAGCGCCCGCCCCAGCCGCAGCCAGCCGGCGACGAGCAGGACGAGCCCGAAGTACGCGGCCAGCAGCCCGAGTCGGGGATGCCCGCGGAGCGGTCCGTAGGACACCCCGATCGGAAGCGCCCCCGCGGCCAGGCCACCGACCGCGAGGACCGCCGTGCCCGCGAATCCGAGCGTCCGGCACCAGTACGGGTCAGTGGCCACACCCCGGATCGGCATGCGGACACGCTGTCAGGATCCGGTGGCCGCCGGGCGACGCGGCACCGACCTGCAGGTGACCGGTGCCTGGCCGGTTCCCGGCCGCCGCAGGCCCGGCGCACGCCGCACGCCCCGGCCGGCCCGGGGCCCTCCGGCCGGCGCAGCCAGGCCTTCAGCCGGTGCACATCTGCGCTCCGCCGAATGGCCACCGCGAGGCCAGCCCACTCGGGGAGACATACGGGTGCCACGCCAAACGCGTGACGGTCGTCCCGGACCTGCCCGGTGCGCGGCTTCCCGCGCCGGTCATCGCCCGCGAATCCCCGGAGAGTTCGCCATGACTGCAGTTACCACTCTCACGCTGCCGGCCGCCGTCCACGGCACCTCGGCGCCCACGACCCCGGCGGCCCCGGCGGCCCGCCGGGCCACTCCCGCACCGGCGCCCGTCTACACCGTCTCGCTGGCCCGCGACGAGGCCGACCTGCGGGCCTCGCAGCGGCTGCGCCACCAGGTCTTCGCCGAGGAGCTCGGCGCGGTGCTGGACACCCCGCTGCCCGGCTTCGACGTCGACCCGTTCGACGACTTCTGCGACCACCTGCTGGTGCGCGACGAGTCGACCGGCGAGGTGGTCGGCACCTACCGGCTGCTGCGCCCGGCGCAGGCGGCCCGGGCCGGACGCCTCTACTCCGACAGCGAGTTCGACCTGTCGAACCTGGCCGGCATCCGCGGTGACCTGGTCGAGGTCGGCCGCTCCTGCATCGCCGCCGAGCACCGCGGCAACGGCGCGGTCATCAACCTGATGTGGGGCGGCATCGCCCGCTACCTGACCGAGGCCGGGAACACCTGGATCGCCGGCTGCTGCTCCGTCCCCCTGTCTGACGGCGGCGGCACCGCGGCCGGGGTCTGGGACGCGATGGCCGCCCGGCACCTCGCCCCGGCGGAGTACCGGGTCCGTCCGCACCGCCCGTGGGACCCGAGCGGTATCGTCCGCCCGGCCCGGACCACCGTCCCGGCGCTGCTGCGCGGCTACCTGCGGCTCGGGGCCTGGGTCTGCGGCGAGCCCGCGTACGACGCCGACTTCGGCGTCAGCGACCTGTACGTGCTGCTCTCCCTGAAGCGCACCGACCCGCGCTACCTGCGGCACTTCCTGGCGGCCGGACAGCCCGCGCCGACCGGCCCGGCGGGACCGGCGGCATGAGCGCCTGGCTGCCGTCGGCCCCGTGCACCCCGCAGGCGTGCGTGGCGCTGCCGCCGGCGACGGTCTCCCTCGTCCGCCGGGTGCTGCGCTGCCTCGCGGGGTTCACCCTGCTGGCGGCCGGGATCGCGCTGGCCCCGCTGGTCCGCCGGCTCCCGGCACCGCTCGGGGCGCCGCTGGTCCGGGGCTGGTCGCTCACGGTGGCCGCGGCGCTCGGGGTGCGGGTCCGCGCCACCGGTGCGGCGGAGGCCGGGCGCGGCGGCGCGCTCGTGGTGGCCAACCACATCTCCTGGCTGGACATCCTGCTGATCGCCGCGGTCCGGCCGGGCCGGATGCTGGCCAAGTCGGAGGTCGCCCGGTGGCCGGTGGCCGGCCGTTTCGTCGCCTGGGGCGGGACGCTCTTCATCGACCGGGACAGGCTGCGCTCGCTGCCCGGCACCGTCGGGGAGATCGGCGCGGTACTGCGGCGCGGCGGGCGGGTGGTGGTCTTCCCGGAGGGCAGCACCTGGTGCGGCCGGGGCGGCGGCGGCCGGTTCCGGCCCGCGCTGTTCCAGGCCGCGATCGACGCGGGCGTGCCGGTGCAGCCGGTGACGATCCGTTACCGCCTGACGGACGGCTCCGCCACCAGCGCGCCGGCCTTCGTCGGCGACGACGGGATGCTGTCGTCCGTCTGGCGGGTGGTCGGCGCGCGCGGTCTGGTCGGGGAGCTGCAGCTCGCCGGGCCGATCACGGCGTCGCCGCACGTCGGTCGCCGGGTCCTGGCACAGGCCGCGCAGGCGGCGGTCGAACGCCGCGCCTGCGGCGGGCCGGTTCCCCCGCACACCGTTCGCCCCACCCCCGCCGCGGCGGGGGTCGCTCCCCGGCGCCGGGCCGCCCGCTGGGCCTGATCACGGGCCCCGCCGGCCCGCGCCGCCGGCCCGGCGGCACGGCCGGGCCGACGGCGCTCCCGGGCTCAGGTCGCGGCGCTCACGGTGGCCGGGCCCGGCGCGCTCTGGGACTGCGGCGGCGGTGAGACGGCGGCCGACGACGGCGGCCCGCTCAGCGAGGCCGGAGCGGAGGCCGGGCTGGACACCGCCGCGGACGAGGAGCCCGCCGAGTGGGGCGAGGAGGCACCGGAGGACGGCCCCGAGGTCGGCGGTGAGGACGGCCCGGACGCGGGCGAGGAGGACCCGCCGGAGGAGCCGGAGGGCTTCGAGCCGGACGGCGAGGAGGACGAGGAGGACGGGCTCGACGGGCCGGAGGACGAGGTGCTCGCGGAGGCCGACGGCGAGGCGCTGTTCACCGGCTTCGGGATCGGACGCCCGTGCTCGTCCACCACCACGATGGCGTCGGCCGGGGCCGGTGCGGGGACGATCACCACGACGGCGTCACTGTGGAAGCTCGCCCAGGGGACCCCGCCGTAGTCGGGCACACCCTTGTCGGGCGTCGGCGCCAGCAGCGGGTTGCCGCAGGCACAGCGGACCCGGGGCTCGCCGTGGGCGTCCACCAGGACGGCGGTGCCCGCCTGCAGGACGGCCTGGTACGGCACCGCCTTGCCGTCGGCGTAGCCGTGGTTGGTCACCCGGGTGTCCTCCCGCAGGACGACGGGCGCCAGGCCGTTCAGGTAGGACGGGATGGCGGACGTCTCGATCCCCTCGACCTGGGCCCAGGCCTTGGCCTTGTCCGGGCTGGCCTCCAGGAACCCGATGAGCTTCGGGACGTCGCAGCTGGCCACCGACTGCGAACCGCCGTACAGCCCCGCTTCGGCGCCGCTGCGGGTACCGCCGGCGCTCGGCGTTCCGGGGGACGCGGCGGGGCTGGTCGGCCCCTCCTGGACCGCGACCGAACCGGTGAACGGGTCCCTTCCGACATCGGCCACCGGCTGCAGCTCCACCTTCTCGGCCGCCTGGGCGCTCCCGCCGCCCGACTGGCTGCTGAGCAGCAGACCGACCAGCAGACCGACCACCGCGAGCCCCGCGACCGCGACGATCCCGCGGCGCCCGCGCCACCAGGGCCGATGCTCGCCGCCCCCGGAGCCGGCCACCGTCCGGGACGGCGGACCGGTCGGCGGGACGGGCGGAACTGCGCCCGACGAGGCCTTCCCGGCCGGCTCGGACGGCGACCGGACCGCCTCGGTGGGCGGGCCCCCGCTCTCGTCCGGCGGCGGGGTCGAGTCCGGTTCCGCACCCGAGTTCGGGCCGGAGAGCGGACCGGACGGCGGCCCGGAGGGCGAGCCTGACGGCGTGTCCGAGGACTGCGCGGACGGCGGCACCGACGGCCGCTCGGGCGGCTCGGACGGCGGGTCGGACGGCGGCGGGGAAGTCACCGGGCCTCCTCCGGATCGTGGCGAATCGGGGCGAATCAGATCACAGGCCCCCTGCCGCCTCATTCTGGGTGCCCCGCCGCCGGCCCGCGACTTCCCGTCCATCGGTTCGCCGTTCCCGGCGGCAGGCCCGAAGCTGGAGGGATCCGGCCGGTCCCGGCCGGGGCAGCCGGGGGGCCAGGCCTGCCAGGAGTCTTGGAATGCAACGGACCGACCGCCGGACCGACACCTCCGCGACGGAGTTGCAGCGCTGGCTCGCCGCCCTGGCGACGGTGCTCGCGACGCTCGCCGCGATGACCGTGGTGGCCGCCCTGGGGCTGTGGCTCGCGGGCGCCGACTCGCTGCCCGGCGGCGGGTTCGGCTCGGTGCTCGCCGCGACCGTGCTGATGGCCCTCGGGGTGCCCGCCCAGTTGGAGGGCGGTGCGGTCTTCGTGGCCACCGCGCAGGGCGGCATCACCGCGATCCCGCTCTCCGTCACGCTGGTCGGCGCACTGGTCGCCGGGGCGGTGTTCCTGCGTCCGCTCCGGCTGCACGCGGTGGTCGGACCGGGTGAACTGCTGGGCCGGGTGCTGCGGACGGCGGTCCTCTGGGTGGCCGCCGTGGTGCTGATCTCACTCGGGGCGCAGCACAGTTTCACCGTCTCCACCGGCGAGGAGCTGCTGGACGAGCTGGGCAGCCTGATCGGCGCCGAGCCGACGGTGGGCTTCAAGGTCGAGCCCTTCCCGGCGGCCGGTCTCGGGCTGCTGTGGCTGGTGGTGGTGCTGGCCCTGGCGCTCGCGGTGTCCCGGCGGGCCCCGCTGCCGAGCAGGCTGGTGCGCTTCCATTCGGCGGTACGGCCCGCCGCGCACGCCGTACTGACCCTGCTGCTGGTCTACGT
Proteins encoded:
- a CDS encoding DUF6777 domain-containing protein; the encoded protein is MTSPPPSDPPSEPPERPSVPPSAQSSDTPSGSPSGPPSGPLSGPNSGAEPDSTPPPDESGGPPTEAVRSPSEPAGKASSGAVPPVPPTGPPSRTVAGSGGGEHRPWWRGRRGIVAVAGLAVVGLLVGLLLSSQSGGGSAQAAEKVELQPVADVGRDPFTGSVAVQEGPTSPAASPGTPSAGGTRSGAEAGLYGGSQSVASCDVPKLIGFLEASPDKAKAWAQVEGIETSAIPSYLNGLAPVVLREDTRVTNHGYADGKAVPYQAVLQAGTAVLVDAHGEPRVRCACGNPLLAPTPDKGVPDYGGVPWASFHSDAVVVIVPAPAPADAIVVVDEHGRPIPKPVNSASPSASASTSSSGPSSPSSSSSSPSGSKPSGSSGGSSSPASGPSSPPTSGPSSGASSPHSAGSSSAAVSSPASAPASLSGPPSSAAVSPPPQSQSAPGPATVSAAT
- a CDS encoding streptophobe family protein, with protein sequence MQRTDRRTDTSATELQRWLAALATVLATLAAMTVVAALGLWLAGADSLPGGGFGSVLAATVLMALGVPAQLEGGAVFVATAQGGITAIPLSVTLVGALVAGAVFLRPLRLHAVVGPGELLGRVLRTAVLWVAAVVLISLGAQHSFTVSTGEELLDELGSLIGAEPTVGFKVEPFPAAGLGLLWLVVVLALALAVSRRAPLPSRLVRFHSAVRPAAHAVLTLLLVYVGLALVVGLVTAVTQGQARETLAVIMLGLPNLAWLALGIGLGASWHGHVTDTIGLPMPEPLAAVLHSGQDVTLDLGTLAEQDGRAWLLLVLAAVAVLLTGTGMAMHAPPGIPAWRHALHLAVALALAMLLIGLLTRISAALGLSLLGLGARGATELEPNLLVAVALGAGWGAVAGLIGGAAARRLRRAES